One segment of Solanum lycopersicum chromosome 1, SLM_r2.1 DNA contains the following:
- the LOC101250549 gene encoding presequence protease 1, chloroplastic/mitochondrial-like: protein MERAVLLRSLSSTSTLAFSRIFSRSSHRFASYSARRHRLLQNLQRRRSLVRSNVRGISSSINLKRQFYPLSVRAIATSSPQSSQEFLGADDEVAEKFGFEKVSEQFIDECKSKAVLYKHKKTGAEVMSVSNDDENKVFGVVFRTPPKDSTGIPHILEHSVLCGSRKYPLKEPFVELLKGSLNTFLNAFTYPDRTCYPVASTNTKDFYNLVDVYLDAVFFPKCVEDFQTFQQEGWHYELNDPSDEITFKGVVFNEMKGVYSQPDNLLGRTSQQALFPDNTYGVDSGGDPRVIPSLSFEDFKEFHRKFYHPSNARIWFYGDDDPNERLRILSEYLNMFDASSAPHESRVEPQRLFSEPVRIVEKYPVGEDGDLKKKHMVCVNWLLSDKPLDLETELALGFLDHLLLGTPASPLRKILLESGLGDAIVGGGIEDELLQPQFSIGLKGVSEENIQKVEELIMSTLQGLAEKGFDSDAVEASMNTIEFSLRENNTGSFPRGLALMLRSIGKWVYDMDPFEPLKYQKPLEALKARIAKEGSKAVFAPLMDQYILRNPHRVTVEMQPDPEKASREEQIEKETLDKVKASMTQEDLAELARATHELRLKQETPDPPEALKSVPSLSLQDIPREPVLVPTEIGDINGVKVLKHDLFTNDVLYAEVVFNLSSLKQELLPLVPLFCQSLLEMGTKDLDFVQLNQLIGRKTGGLSVYPFTSSVHGKVEPCSKIIVRGKAMSQRTEDLFYLINRVLQDVQLDDQKRFKQFVSQSRSRMENRLRGSGHSVAAARMGAKLNVAGWISEQMGGVSYLEFLKVLEDQVEKDWSQISSSLEEIRKSLLSKNGCLINLTADGKNLNNVEKHIRKFLDLLPSTSLVEPAAWNAQLSRSNEAFVVPTQVNYVGKAANLYEAGYELKGSAYVISNYTSNTWLWDRVRVSGGAYGGFCSFDSHSGVFSFLSYRDPNLLKTLDVYDGTSSFLKELEMDNDALTKAIIGTIGDVDSYQLPDAKGYSSLLRYLLGVTDEERQRRREEILSTSLEDFRKFGDVMEAVKDKGVVVAVASPDDVEAANKERSNFLEVKKAL, encoded by the exons ATGGAGAGAGCGGTGCTTCTTCGCTCTCTATCTTCTACTTCCACTCTCGCTTTCTCTAGAATCTTCTCACGCTCTTCACACAGATTCGCTTCTTACTCAGCTAGACGACACCGTTTACTCCAGAATCTTCAACGCCGGCGTTCACTTGTTCGGAGTAACGTTCGCGGAATATCATCTTCAATCAACTTGAAAAGACAGTTTTACCCTTTATCTGTTCGAGCTATCGCTACTTCTTCCCCTCAATCATCTCAAG AGTTTCTTGGTGCTGATGATGAAGTTGCGGAGAAATTCGGGTTCGAGAAAGTGTCTGAGCAGTTTATTGATGAGTGTAAATCTAAAGCTGTATTGTATAAACACAAGAAAACAGGCGCTGAAGTAATGTCGGTTTCCAATGACGATGAGAATAAAGTTTTCGGTGTTGTCTTCCGGACACCTCC GAAAGATTCTACTGGAATTCCTCACATATTAGAACATAGTGTACTGTGCGGTTCAAGAAAGTATCCCCTGAAAGAACCATTTGTTGAACTGTTGAAGGGAAGCTTGAACACTTTTCTGAATGCTTTCACATATCCAGATAGGACATGTTATCCTGTGGCGTCCACAAATACAAAG GATTTCTACAACCTGGTTGATGTGTACTTAGATGCTGTCTTTTTCCCTAAATGTGTGGAGGATTTCCAAACATTTCAACAAGAGGGTTGGCATTATGAACTGAATGACCCCTCAGATGAAATTACTTTTAAAG GGGTTGTGTTCAATGAGATGAAGGGAGTTTATTCTCAGCCTGATAATCTACTGGGACGAACTTCTCAGCAG GCGCTTTTTCCTGATAATACCTATGGTGTTGACAGTGGTGGTGACCCACGAGTGATTCCTAGCCTTTCTTTTGAGGATTTTAAG GAGTTCCACAGAAAATTTTACCATCCTAGCAATGCAAGAATATGGTTTTATGGAGACGATGACCCAAATGAACGTCTGCGGATCTTAAGTG AGTATTTGAACATGTTTGATGCTAGTTCAGCTCCACACGAATCAAGAGTTGAACCACAAAGACTATTCTCGGAGCCGGTCAGGATTGTAGAAAAATATCCCGTTGGGGAAGATGGGGACCTGAAAAAGAAGCACATGGTGTGCGTTAATTGGCTGCTATCTGACAAGCCACTGGATTTGGAAACTGAGCTTGCCCTAGGATTTCTGGATCATCTGCTTTTGGGAACTCCAGCTTCTCCCTTGAGGAAGATCTTGCTAGAAAGTGGTTTAGGAGATGCTATTGTTGGTGGAGGGATTGAGGATGAGCTCCTTCAGCCTCAGTTTAGCATTGGGTTGAAGGGTGTCTCAGAAGAGAACATTCAAAAGGTTGAAGAATTGATTATGAGCACCCTACAAGGCTTAGCTGAGAAAGGTTTTGATTCGGATGCCGTGGAGgcatcaatgaacacaattgAATTTTCTCTTAGAGAAAATAACACTGGCTCATTCCCACGTGGTTTAGCATTGATGCTCCGCTCCATT GGGAAATGGGTTTATGACATGGATCCATTTGAACCACTGAAGTATCAGAAGCCTTTGGAGGCCCTGAAAGCCAGAATAGCTAAGGAAGGCTCCAAAGCTGTTTTTGCTCCTTTAATGGACCAATACATTTTGAGGAATCCACACCGTGTAACGGTTGAGATGCAG CCTGACCCAGAGAAGGCATCTCGTGAAGAACAAATAGAAAAGGAAACACTGGATAAAGTTAAAGCAAGCATGACCCAAGAGGATCTTGCTGAACTGGCTCGAGCAACACATGAGCTACGGTTAAAGCAAGAAACTCCTGACCCGCCAGAAGCTCTAAAGAGTGTTCCCAGCCTCTCTCTACAAGATATTCCTCGAGAACCTGTCCTAGTTCCAACTGAG ATTGGAGACATCAATGGGGTAAAAGTTTTGAAGCACGACCTCTTCACAAACGATGTTCTTTATGCTGAAGTTGTCTTCAACTTGAGCTCATTGAAGCAAGAGCTGCTACCATTAGTCCCACTTTTCTG TCAGTCTCTGCTGGAGATGGGCACAAAGGATTTAGACTTTGTGCAGTTGAACCAGTTAATTGGAAGGAAAACTGGAGGGCTATCAGTCTATCCTTTCACCTCATCCGTGCATGGCAAGGTGGAGCCATGTAGCAAGATAATAGTTCGAGGCAAAGCCATGTCACAACGTACAGAAGATTTATTTTACTTG ATCAACCGCGTTCTTCAAGATGTCCAGCTTGATGACCAAAAGCGTTTCAAGCAGTTCGTTTCTCAAAGCAGATCGAGAATGGAG AATCGTCTAAGAGGCAGTGGCCATAGCGTTGCTGCTGCAAGGATGGGTGCTAAGCTTAACGTTGCAGGGTGGATATCTGAACAAATGGGTGGTGTTAG CTACTTGGAATTTCTGAAGGTTCTTGAAGACCAAGTTGAGAAGGATTGGTCCCAAATATCATCATCCCTTGAGGAGATCCGAAAATCTTTACTTTCCAAGAATGGGTGTCTGATAAATTTGACAGCTGATGGGAAGAATCTCAACAACGTGGAGAAACATATTCGCAAATTTCTTGATTTGCTTCCAAGCACATCTCTAGTGGAGCCAGCTGCTTGGAATGCACAGTTGTCTCGCTCAAATGAAGCTTTTGTTGTTCCTACTCAG GTGAATTATGTTGGAAAAGCAGCTAATCTGTATGAAGCTGGTTATGAGCTTAAAGGCAGTGCTTATGTTATTTCTAATTATACAAGTAATACATGGCTCTGGGATCGTGTACGTGTTAGTGGTGGAGCTTATGGAGGATTTTGTAGTTTTGACTCCCATTCAG GGGTATTCTCATTTTTATCCTACCGAGACCCAAATTTATTGAAGACACTTGATGTGTATGACGGAACCAGTAGTTTCCTTAAAGAACTTGAAATGGATAATGATGCACTCACAAAGGCAATTATTGGGACTATTGGAGATGTAGATTCTTACCAGTTGCCTGATGCCAAAGGGTACAGTAG TTTATTACGATATTTACTGGGAGTAACAGATGAAGAAAGACAAAGGAGACGTGAGGAGATATTATCAACAAG TCTGGAAGATTTCAGGAAATTTGGAGACGTCATGGAGGCAGTTAAAGATAAAGGGGTGGTTGTTGCTGTAGCATCACCAGATGATGTTGAGGCAGCCAACAAGGAGCGTTCTAACTTCTTGGAAGTCAAGAAAGCACTCTGA
- the LOC101251724 gene encoding uncharacterized protein: protein MAVTQTQFPAMMALKLNSPLANGVQILPLLIKSSTCYLSIRSNGTRPISRPKIICNMNIAAGRSDEPHKFNLENVIDQARKLWDNTPAPVKSFPWNRALDHFVQLILDIVLTVTKYLYVPVLVVTSISELSYCAHERKLYITLLPFLAGVAIAGILKSAALESSPYLKNADVPWHLIVIGLFFTLLKLPGPYYPYWGRIFIPHLANGALFRTLWFAFLWYRRPRKSAETTLPDSVVADPEQNRL, encoded by the exons ATGGCAGTTACACAAACCCAGTTCCCTGCTATGATGGCTCTCAAACTCAATTCTCCACTCGCTAATGGTGTTCAG ATTTTACCATTGTTGATTAAGTCTAGTACGTGCTATTTGAGCATCAGATCAAATGGGACACGTCCGATTTCAAGACCTAAAATAATCTGCAATATGAACATAGCAGCTGGACGATCAGATGAACCTCACAAATTTAACTTGGAGAACGTAATAGACCAGGCAAGGAAATTGTGGGACAATACTCCTGCACCTGTCAAGAGTTTCCCTTGGAATAGAGCTCTGGACCATTTTGTTCAACTTATTCTTGACATTGTTTTGACAGTTACCAAATATTTGTATGTACCCGTACTTGTAGTTACCTCAATCAGTGAGTTGTCTTACTGTGCACATGAGAGGAAGCTTTATATCACCCTGCTTCCTTTTCTTGCTGGTGTTGCTATTGCTGGCATCTTAAAGTCAGCAGCTTTGGAGTCATCTCCATATCTCAAG AATGCAGATGTTCCTTGGCATTTGATCGTCATTGGCCTTTTCTTCACACTGCTAAAGTTGCCAGGACCATATTATCCATATTGGGGTCGAATTTTTATCCCACACCTTGCAAATGGGGCATTGTTCAGGACTTTGTGGTTTGCTTTCCTCTGGTATAGAAGGCCTAGGAAGTCAGCAGAAACGACGCTGCCTGATTCAGTAGTTGCTGATCCTGAACAGAATAGACTGTAG
- the LOC101264163 gene encoding GDSL esterase/lipase At5g03980-like: MASYQCSSRCLLILLLLSSCLLIVSSFTIAKEAVPLGPFDSMYNLGDADSSLSSSSANHIAVTLNLPSPQPYTQEGTEFVESGLNFATPGATIMKPFFFLKNGIPPPSQSHDPSQIVTFMKVFYKHCFSFHDCGKNKLLQKALIFMDQPSINDYKQAFLHGKSISEVSHLVPEVVETIKNSVERLVKEAEAKTVVVSGIVPMGCFPGYRTLFTEGDSIDKSRCHKGLNMFAKLHNDHLWQAILELRMKYPDVHIIYADYYKAFMDLLKNHTFLGFKKNTLMKACCGSGDGLFNFDMQKMCGDDGAATCSDRASYIHWDGFQLTPEALENLIDTLFSHKGFIFPESKFGEDTAALEGHHSRNHGGVKDMSSIVRHLLFV, translated from the coding sequence ATGGCTTCTTACCAATGCAGCAGCCGTTGTTTATTGATCTTGTTGTTACTCTCTTCCTGTCTTCTTATTGTTTCTTCTTTCACTATAGCGAAAGAAGCGGTACCACTTGGTCCGTTTGATTCCATGTACAATTTAGGGGATGCTGATTCTTCTTTGTCATCATCATCAGCTAATCATATTGCTGTGACCCTCAATTTGCCTTCTCCACAACCCTACACTCAAGAAGGCACTGAATTCGTAGAGTCTGGCCTGAATTTTGCGACCCCTGGAGCAACCATCATGaaaccctttttcttcctcAAGAATGGCATCCCACCACCTTCTCAGTCTCATGACCCATCACAGATTGTCACATTCATGAAGGTCTTTTATAAACATTGCTTCAGCTTTCATGACTGTGGAAAAAACAAGCTTCTTCAGAAGGCACTCATCTTTATGGATCAACCCAGCATCAACGACTACAAGCAGGCCTTCTTACATGGAAAATCTATTTCTGAGGTGTCCCATCTCGTGCCTGAAGTGGTGGAGACCATTAAGAATTCAGTAGAAAGACTCGTCAAAGAAGCTGAAGCAAAAACTGTTGTGGTTTCTGGAATTGTACCCATGGGCTGCTTTCCGGGTTATCGGACTCTGTTTACTGAGGGCGATTCAATTGACAAAAGCAGATGCCACAAGGGACTGAATATGTTCGCAAAGCTTCACAATGATCACCTTTGGCAAGCAATTCTGGAGCTGCGTATGAAATACCCTGATGTTCACATCATATATGCAGATTACTACAAAGCGTTCATGGACCTTCTAAAGAACCATACCTTTCTAGGATTCAAAAAGAATACTTTGATGAAGGCATGTTGTGGCAGTGGTGATGGTCTGTTCAACTTTGATATGCAAAAGATGTGTGGAGATGACGGAGCTGCTACATGTTCTGATAGGGCTTCTTATATACATTGGGATGGATTTCAACTGACCCCTGAGGCTTTGGAGAACCTGATTGATACACTCTTCAGCCATAAAGGGTTCATATTTCCAGAATCCAAGTTTGGAGAAGATACAGCAGCATTAGAAGGGCATCATTCCAGGAACCATGGAGGAGTCAAAGACATGTCTTCTATTGTGAGGCATTTACTCTTCGTCTAA
- the LOC101251130 gene encoding uncharacterized protein — MSIDGGRFYWERNSNEKVKGIVIIFAWVSIQETELKSYVDLYASLGWSSLVCLADFATLYITEKATSLAYSLLRELVEELRCRPCPVVVAALSGGSKACMYKFFQIVKGRSEAQVNLEDSQLVINCISGQIYDSCPVDFTADFGAQFAVPPTILKFPGSTQLLSMVAKGFTSGLDALFITRFGSQRSEYWRTLYSSVSFGAPFLVLCSENDDIAPYQSVCKFAHSLQDMGADIKMIMWKSSCHVGMYKSDPIQYSIAIDQLLAQATSVFSSRIRKLGERNGFDDMHDEISHMICDLQNAAADSNGSFRRVAGGPKDHFFLPSSSDRHNVSDSGSSSSERKNLPIWPNPSLSAHTVLGQILFDACVPKNVEGWDVKCTSSLKGQPFSSVRKDSPLNAIKIFRRSRL, encoded by the exons ATGTCAATAGACGGTGGAAGATTTTACTGGGAGAGGAATTCCAATGAAAAGGTCAAAGGAATTGTGATAATCTTCGCTTGGGTTTCAATTCAGGAAACTGAATTGAAGAGCTATGTTGATCTTTATGCTTCTCTTGGTTGGAGCTCTCTTGTCTGCCTTGCCGATTTCGCTACCCT ATACATAACTGAGAAGGCTACATCACTGGCATATTCTCTTCTGAGAGAGCTTGTCGAG GAGCTAAGATGTCGGCCTTGTCCAGTTGTTGTGGCAGCTCTTTCTGGTGGTTCTAAGGCCTGCATGTATAAGTTTTTTCAG ATTGTTAAAGGGAGATCTGAAGCTCAAGTTAATCTG GAGGACAGCCAATTGGTCATTAACTGCATCTCAGGTCAAATTTATGATTCTTGTCCTGTTGATTTCACTGCAGACTTTGGAGCACAATTTGCTGTGCCTCCCACAATTCTAAAGTTCCCCGGCTCCACACAGCTACTGTCTATGGTTGCGAAAGGTTTTACTTCTGGATTAGATGCCCTATTCATAACTAGGTTTGGATCCCAGCGTTCTGAGTATTGGCGAACTCTTTACTCCTCAGTT AGTTTTGGGGCCCCTTTTCTCGTTTTGTGCTCAGAAAATGATGATATTGCACCATATCAATCTGTATGTAAATTTGCTCACAGCTTGCAAGACATGGGGGCAGATATCAAAATGATAATGTGGAAGAGTTCCTGTCACGTAG GCATGTACAAGAGTGATCCCATCCAGTACAGCATTGCTATAGATCAACTACTTGCTCAGGCAACTTCAGTTTTCTCTAGCAGAATTAGGAAACTAGGAGAGAGAAATGGCTTCGATGATATGCATGATGAAATATCTCACATGATTTGTGACCTCCAAAATGCAGCAGCTGACTCGAATGGAAGTTTTAGAAGAGTTGCAGGGGGACCAAAGGATCACTTTTTCTTGCCAAGCTCATCTGACCGTCATAATGTTAGTGATTCTGGCTCCTCCTCCTCCGAAAGGAAAAATCTGCCTATTTGGCCAAATCCCAGTTTAAGTGCACACACTGTGCTTGGCCAAATCCTTTTTGATGCTTGTGTTCCTAAGAATGTTGAAGGTTGGGATGTTAAGTGTACTTCTTCCTTAAAAGGCCAACCATTTTCCTCAGTGCGTAAGGATTCACCTCTAAATGCCATCAAAATCTTCCGCCGTTCACGGTTATGA
- the nii1 gene encoding nitrite reductase, which yields MASFSIKFLAPSLPNPTRFSKSSIVKLNATPPQTVAAAGPPEVAAERLEPRVEEKDGYWILKEQFRQGINPQEKVKIEKEPMKLFMENGIEELAKIPIEEIDQSKLTKDDIDVRLKWLGLFHRRKNQYGRFMMRLKLPNGVTTSAQTRYLASVIRKYGEEGCADITTRQNWQIRGVVLPDVPEILKGLEEVGLTSLQSGMDNVRNPVGNPLAGIDPEEIVDTRPYTNLLSQFITGNSRGNPAVSNLPRKWNPCVVGSHDLYEHPHINDLAYMPAIKDGRFGFNLLVGGFFSAKRCDEAIPLDAWVPADDVVPVCKAILEAFRDLGFRGNRQKCRMMWLIDELGVEGFRAEVVKRMPQQELERASPEDLVQKQWERRDYLGVHPQKQEGYSFIGLHIPVGRVQADDMDDLARLADEYGSGELRLTVEQNIIIPNIENSKIDALLKEPILSKFSPDPPILMKGLVACTGNQFCGQAIIETKARSLKITEEVQRQVSLTRPVRMHWTGCPNTCAQVQVADIGFMGCLTRDKDKKTVEGADVFLGGRIGSDSHLGEVYKKAVPCDELVPLIVDLLIKNFGAVPREREETED from the exons ATGGCATCTTTTTCTATCAAATTTTTGGCACCTTCATTGCCAAATCCAACTAGATTTTCCAAGAGTAGTATTGTCAAGCTCAATGCAACTCCGCCGCAGACAGTGGCTGCGGCGGGGCCTCCAGAGGTTGCTGCTGAGAGACTAGAACCAAGAGTTGAGGAAAAAGATGGATATTGGATACTAAAAGAGCAGTTTAGGCAAGGAATTAATCCTCAAGAGAAGGTGAAGATTGAGAAGGAACCTATGAAGTTGTTCATGGAAAATGGTATTGAGGAGTTAGCTAAGATTCCAATTGAAGAGATAGATCAATCAAAGCTTACTAAGGATGACATTGATGTTAGGCTCAAGTGGCTTGGCCTCTTCCATAGGAGAAAGAATCAAT ATGGGAGATTCATGATGAGGTTGAAACTTCCAAATGGAGTAACAACAAGTGCTCAGACTCGATATTTGGCGAGTGTGATAAGGAAATATGGAGAGGAAGGATGTGCTGATATTACGACAAGGCAAAATTGGCAGATTCGTGGAGTAGTGCTGCCTGATGTGCCTGAGATTCTAAAGGGACTTGAAGAAGTTGGCTTGACTAGTTTGCAGAGTGGCATGGATAATGTCAGGAATCCAGTTGGAAATCCTCTGGCTGGAATTGATCCTGAAGAAATAGTTGACACAAGACCTTACACTAATTTGCTCTCCCAATTTATCACTGGTAATTCACGAGGCAATCCGGCTGTTTCTAACTT GCCAAGGAAGTGGAATCCGTGTGTAGTAGGGTCTCATGATCTTTATGAGCACCCTCATATCAATGATCTTGCATACATGCCTGCCATAAAAGATGGACGATTTGGATTCAACCTGCTTGTGGGAGGGTTCTTCAGTGCCAAAAGATGTGATGAGGCAATTCCTCTTGATGCATGGGTTCCAGCCGATGATGTTGTTCCGGTTTGCAAGGCAATACTGGAAGCTTTTAGAGACCTTGGGTTCAGAGGGAACAGGCAGAAGTGTAGAATGATGTGGTTGATCGATGAACTG GGTGTAGAAGGATTCAGGGCAGAGGTCGTAAAGAGAATGCCTCAGCAAGAGCTAGAGAGAGCATCTCCGGAAGACTTGGTTCAGAAACAATGGGAAAGAAGAGATTATCTTGGTGTACATCCACAGAAACAGGAAGGCTATAGCTTTATTGGTCTTCACATTCCAGTGGGTCGTGTCCAAGCAGACGACATGGATGATCTAGCTCGTTTGGCTGATGAGTACGGCTCAGGAGAGCTACGGCTGACTGTGGAACAGAACATTATTATTCCCAACATTGAGAACTCAAAGATTGACGCACTGCTAAAAGAGCCTATTTTGAGCAAATTTTCACCTGATCCACCTATTCTCATGAAAGGTTTAGTGGCTTGTACTGGTAACCAGTTTTGTGGACAAGCCATTATTGAAACGAAAGCTCGTTCCCTGAAGATCACCGAAGAGGTTCAAAGGCAAGTATCTCTAACGAGGCCAGTAAGGATGCACTGGACAGGCTGCCCAAATACGTGTGCACAAGTTCAAGTTGCAGACATTGGATTCATGGGATGCCTGACTAGAGATAAAGACAAGAAGACTGTGGAAGGCGCCGATGTTTTCTTAGGAGGCAGAATAGGGAGTGACTCACATTTGGGTGAAGTATACAAGAAGGCAGTTCCTTGTGATGAATTAGTACCACTTATTGTGGACTTACTTATTAAGAACTTTGGTGCAGTTCCACGAGAAAGAGAAGAAACAGAAGATTaa
- the LOC101250843 gene encoding cyclin-dependent kinase inhibitor 7: MKATMGEFLKKCEKINGGMKVTELGNGGLRIRDNDVEEEVTSNCSMSYSTKRRKFGSVTDVDFSENSASPATSVTSVHIPTNSQCSSCYESGEVMMKSILKSLDLKAEKFGTDNSASFNGGFSENFKPIDQPNPPSEHCGDSEDMESSSTTTKKSSSSASAPRKQLSASKVPPEAEIEEFFSAAEKREQKRFAEKYNYDIVKDAPLEGRYQWVSLKPRRINE, translated from the exons ATGAAAGCTACCATGGGAGAGTTTCTTAAGAAATGCGAGAAAATCAATGGTGGGATGAAGGTGACGGAGCTTGGAAATGGAGGTTTGAGAATAAGAGATAATGATGTGGAGGAGGAGGTTACGAGTAATTGTTCTATGAGCTATTCAACTAAGAGAAGAAAATTTGGTTCTGTTACAGACGTTGATTTTAGTGAGAATTCAGCTTCGCCGGCTACATCTGTAACGTCTGTTCATATTCCGACGAATTCGCAGTGTTCGAGTTGTTACGAGTCTGGTGAAGTTATGATGAAGAGTATTTTGAAATCGTTAGATCTGAAG GCCGAGAAATTCGGAACGGACAATTCTGCTTCTTTTAACGGCGGTTTCAG TGAAAATTTCAAGCCAATTGATCAACCGAATCCACCTAGTGAGCATTGCGGAGACTCGGAAGATATGGAGTCATCATCCACGACAACCAAAAAATCATCTTCGTCTGCCAGTGCTCCCAGGAAACAGCTGTCTGCGTCGAAGGTTCCACCAGAAGCAGAGATCGAAGAATTCTTTTCAGCAGCGGAAAAGCGCGAACAAAAAAGATTCGCAGAAAA GTACAATTACGATATCGTGAAGGACGCTCCCTTAGAGGGACGTTACCAGTGGGTTAGTTTGAAGCCTCGaagaataaatgaatga